The Pyrus communis chromosome 9, drPyrComm1.1, whole genome shotgun sequence genome has a segment encoding these proteins:
- the LOC137745617 gene encoding replication factor C subunit 3-like — MLWVDKYRPKTLDQAIVHQDVAQNLKKLVAEQDCPHLLFYGPSGSGKKTLIIALLRQIFGPSADKVKVENRAWKVDAGSRTIDIELTTLSSTNHIELNPSDAGFQDRYIVQEIIKEMAKNRPIDTKGKKGYKVLVLNEVDKLSREAQHSLRRTMEKYSAYCRLILCCNSSSRVTEAIRSRCLNVRINSPTEDQIVKVLDSIGKKEGLQLPSGFVARIAEKSNRSLRRAILSLETCRVQQYPFTSNQAIPPMDWEEYVSEIASDIMKEQSPKRLYQVRQKLYELLLNCIPPEIILKRLLFELLKKLDAELKHEVCHWAAYYEHRMRLGQKAIFHLEAFVAKFMSIYKAFLIEAFG; from the exons ATGTTGTGGGTCGACAAGTACCGACCCAAAACCCTAGACCAGGCAATTGTCCACCAAGACGTCGCCCAAAACCTCAAGAAACTC GTCGCGGAGCAGGACTGCCCCCATTTGCTATTTTATGGCCCTTCTGGTTCCGGCAAGAAAACCCTAATCATCGCCCTTCTTCGTCAGATTTTCGGACCCAGTGCCGATAAG GTGAAGGTGGAAAACAGGGCATGGAAAGTCGAT GCTGGGAGTAGAACGATTGATATAGAGCTGACTACATTATCGAGCACCAATCATATTGAACTGAACCCCAGTGATGCAGGGTTTCAAGACAGATATATTGTTCAAGAGATAATCAAAGAAATGGCTAAAAATAGACCCATTGAcacaaaagggaaaaaaggaTATAAAG TCCTAGTGCTGAATGAAGTTGACAAACTTTCAAGGGAAGCGCAGCATTCACTTAGAAGAACTATGGAGAAATATAGTGCTTATTGCCGGCTAATACTATGCTGTAACAGTTCTTCAAGGGTTACTGAAGCAATCAGGTCTCGATGTCTTAATGTGCGAATAAATTCACCAACAGAAGATCAG ATTGTGAAGGTATTGGATTCCAtcggaaagaaagaagggctgCAACTTCCTTCAGGATTTGTTGCTCGTATAGCTGAAAAATCCAATAGGAGCTTAAGGAGAGCTATATTGTCATTGGAAACTTGTCGTGTTCAACA ATATCCGTTTACAAGTAACCAGGCCATACCACCTATGGATTGGGAAGAATATGTGTCTGAAATTGCATCTGATATAATGAAGGAGCAAAGCCCTAAAAG GCTTTATCAAGTGCGGCAAAAGTTATATGAGCTGCTGCTTAATTGTATTCCTCCGGAGATCATCTTGAAG AGACTTCTTTTTGAGTTATTGAAGAAGTTGGATGCGGAGTTGAAGCATGAGGTTTGTCATTGGGCTGCATATTAT gAACATAGGATGCGTCTTGGGCAAAAAGCCATATTTCACCTTGAAG cgTTCGTGGCCAAGTTCATGAGCATTTATAAGGCATTCCTCATCGAAGCGTTTGGCTGA
- the LOC137745618 gene encoding DNA-directed RNA polymerases II, IV and V subunit 6A-like, with protein MADDDFNDVDMGYQDEPPEPEIEEGAEEEDVDNLNNDDDVAGDPIEAEEKEEQEGVERPRKTSKYMTKYERARILGTRALQISMNAPVMVELEGETDPLEIAMKELRERKIPFTIRRYLPDGSYEDWGVDELIVEDSWKRQVGGD; from the exons ATGGCGGACGACGACTTCAACGACGTTGACATggg ATACCAGGATGAACCTCCAGAGCCCGAAATTGAA GAAGGGGCAGAGGAGGAGGATGTTGACAATTTGAACAATGATGATGATGTTGCAGGAGATCCCATCGAAGCCGAGGAGAAGGAAGAACAAGAGGGGGTGGAACGGCCTCGGAAAACCTCGAAATATATGACCAAGTATGAGCGTGCTAGAATCTTGGGTACCCGTGCTCTGCAGATTAG CATGAATGCCCCTGTTATGGTTGAATTGGAGGGCGAGACTGACCCGCTTGAG ATTGCTATGAAGGAGCTTCGTGAGCGGAAGATACCATTCACCATACGCCGCTACCTGCCTGATGGAAG CTACGAAGACTGGGGCGTAGATGAATTGATCGTCGAAGACTCCTGGAAGAGGCAGGTGGGAGGTGATTGA
- the LOC137745619 gene encoding uncharacterized protein At4g14342-like, with product MQASDRFNINSQLEHLQAKYVGTGHADLNRYEWAVNIQRDSYASYVGHYPILAYFALAENESIGRERYNFMQKMLLPCGPPPEREDD from the exons ATGCAG GCCAGTGACAGGTTCAACATCAATTCCCAGCTTGAACACCTTCAAGCTAAGTACGTTGGAACCGGGCACGCCGACTTGAATCGATA TGAATGGGCGGTGAATATTCAGCGTGATAGCTACGCTTCATACGTTGGCCATTATCCGATTCTCGCATACTTTGCTCTTGCCGAGAATGAGTCCATTGGGAGAGAACGCTACAACTTTATGCAG AAAATGCTTTTGCCTTGTGGTCCTCCCCCAGAAAGAGAAGACGATTGA
- the LOC137745811 gene encoding phosphatidylinositol N-acetylglucosaminyltransferase subunit C-like, whose amino-acid sequence MDTNMTERTSPTQTKWRKVAYGGMQPGFDDNHTDESFLEEMVTNANVRKRDMLKVMQDSVSISQYLCIVTLTGLVWIYTLRSTLNENSLLLLDVTLLGLGFLILILTQEMFSLNLLFHYILNISFFTTGLYLLAPIYQTLTRSISSDSVWAVTVSLLVLHLFLHDYFGSTIRTLEAPNNPTLTSCISLNASVVASVFMASRLPSSLLVFANMLFSLQVFLFAPLVTYCIRKYSFRLHLWFSFSLMVATLAFVYTLHLFLFVMLLGLLVFVTVVCPYWLIRMQEYKFEINGPWDEAKLCFEIVD is encoded by the coding sequence ATGGATACCAACATGACTGAAAGGACATCTCCGACACAAACCAAATGGAGAAAAGTGGCTTATGGAGGGATGCAACCTGGGTTTGATGACAATCACACTGATGAATCATTTCTCGAAGAGATGGTCACAAATGCCAATGTGAGAAAAAGGGACATGCTAAAAGTGATGCAGGATTCAGTTTCCATCTCCCAATATCTGTGCATCGTAACTCTCACTGGTTTGGTTTGGATCTACACCCTCAGATCAACTCTGAATGAAAATTCGCTTTTGCTTCTTGATGTCACCCTTCTCGGGTTGGGGTTTCTCATACTCATTTTAACTCAAGAAATGTTTTCCCTCAATCTTCTTTTCCATTACATCCtcaatatttctttttttaccACCGGCTTATATCTTCTAGCTCCTATTTATCAAACTCTTACAAGATCCATTAGCTCAGACTCTGTTTGGGCAGTAACCGTCTCACTTCTTGTGCTTCACCTTTTTCTCCATGACTACTTTGGGTCCACCATAAGAACTCTTGAGGCCCCAAACAATCCGACATTGACAAGTTGCATCTCTTTAAATGCTTCTGTTGTGGCCTCGGTTTTCATGGCTTCGCGCCTGCCTTCAAGTCTTCTTGTATTTGCGAACATGCTTTTCTCCCTGCAAGTTTTCCTTTTCGCTCCGTTGGTAACTTACTGCATCAGGAAGTATTCCTTCCGTCTGCACCTATGGTTTTCGTTTAGTCTGATGGTTGCAACCTTGGCTTTTGTTTACACGCTGCACTTGTTTCTTTTCGTGATGCTGTTAGGGTTGTTGGTTTTTGTAACTGTGGTCTGTCCGTATTGGCTGATACGGATGCAGGAGTACAAATTTGAGATTAACGGTCCGTGGGATGAGGCTAAGCTTTGTTTTGAGATTGTAGATTGA